A segment of the Molothrus ater isolate BHLD 08-10-18 breed brown headed cowbird chromosome 28, BPBGC_Mater_1.1, whole genome shotgun sequence genome:
TCCATCTCAAGGAAAGATCAAATCATTCTGGTTTATTGACGttttttatgtggttttttaGGCCCTTTCCAGGATTTCAGAGCTGGATGATTCTGTTTGCTGGCCCATCCCATTTCCTGTGATTGCCAAATGAGCAGGGGGGTCTGTGTGGGGGGCAATGCAGGGGGAGGTcagagatgaaataaaaatgttgtgactgagaaaaataattgacAGAGGGGGGATTTGGGCTAGATATTAGAGTCAGATCTCCAGGAGCATTCGGACAaggtgggattgttggggtggctgtgcagggccaggagctggactggatgaccCCATGGGCCCTTTCCAGCTGAGGGTCTTCTGTGGGAAATGTGGAAGTGTGGGAAtgtggaaaaggggaaaagtggGAAAGTGGGAATGTGGAAAAGTGGAAATGTGGGAAAGTGGGAATGTGGGAAATGGAAGTGTCCTGGCCCGTGGCAGGGGCTCCAATGGGAGGAGTCTGGCTGTCCCCTCCGACAGGTACCGTTCTGTGCTCGGTGACTCCTCCgcctctccctgtcccccctgcccagagcaggctcGGGGGTCTCCGCACCCCAACCCCTCGGGCGGGCGCGGGCGGGTCTCGAACCCGCGGCCTCCGGCTCCTCATTCCCCGCTCCTCCATCGCCccctggcggcggcggcgcgggggtCGCGCGGTGATGACGTCAGTGGCGcgccgccggtgccgccgccggTGCCGGGCATGGCCCAGCTCGGCGCCATCGCCGCCCTCGCCCTCGGCGTGGCGGCCGCCGCGCTCCTCTCGGCCGTGCACAAGATCGACGAGGGGCACATCGGCGTCTACTACCGGTGAGACAGCCTGGCGGGGCTCCCCGGGGGGACCGAGCCGGGTACCGGCCAGCCGCCGCTCACGGttccctccctctctgtctctctcccGTTCCCTCCGCAGCGGCGGAGCGTTGCTGACCTCCACCAGCGGGCCCGGCTTCCACCTCATGCTGCCCTTCATCACGTCCTACAAGTcagtgcaggtgctgctggacgCGGGCCCGGGCTGGGCGGGCACCGGGGAACGCGGGTGGCACCGGGGCTGCTGTGGCCGTGCTCGCTACCGGGGACAGGCGGCTCTCGGTGCGATCGGTGCCGGGAAATCCCTCTCCTAAGCCTCTTTCCTTCAATCCCCTGCAGACCACGCTGCAGACGGACGAGGTGAAGAATGTCCCGTGTGGTACCAGGTGAGCTGTTCGGTGATTGCGAACCGGCCGGGAGCTCCTCGGAACCGAGCCCAGACTGGGGGCACCGGCAAAACCGAGCTTCTCCCGAGCCCAAAATGGGGACACTGGAAAGACTGAGCCCCTCACCAGCTCCAAACTGGGCTCACTGGAGACGgagttcctctccagctccaaaCTGGGGACACTGGCAAAACCGAGCTCCTTTCCAGCCCCAAACTGGGGACAGTGGAAACCAAGCTCCTCCCAAGCCCAAACTGGGCTCACTGGCAAAACCGAGCTCCTTTCCAGTCCCAAACTGGGGACACTGGCAAAACCAAGCTCTCCCCAGCTCCAAACTGGGCTCACTGGAAACcaagctcctctccagccccaaACTGGGCTCACTGGGAGCCCCAGGACCATGTGCTGGGCTGGTCCCACACCTGTCCCATGGAGGGGACAATGTCCTTTGGAGCCCTCAGCCTCCTGCAAAGctcattttgtgttttctcctttttcagtgGGGGAGTGATGATTTATTTCGACAGGATCGAGGTGGTGAATTTTCTCATCCAGAGTGCGGGTGagtcacagctctgccctggggctgggctgggcttggtgggaacagggctgtccctcaggGGGTGCTGGGTTTGGAATTACCTGGAGGGAGCCAGGCTGTCCCACAGGAGGGGCTGGATTTACCTGGAGGGAGCCAGGCTGCCCCTCAGGATGTGCCCCAAGCACCTGGTAGAGCCCTGAGCTCTGTCTGTCacctctgccccctcccctgggAATTTGGGCTGTTGATTGTCTCTATCCCAGCCCCCCTGAGCTTTGTGCAGCAGGTTGGAGTGCCAGGGGTTCAGGGGCTGTGAGCAAAGGCTCCTGGAGAACCAcctgggcagccttttcccaAATCCTTTGGGTCTGAGTGTGGGAGTACCTGGCTTagcagggagctgtgtgtgtgcagccccagtttaaaaaaagcctggacatggcacaaaaagcctggacatggcacttggtgctatagttGAGGTGTGAGGGCACAGGTTGCACTCAGTGATCTcagagatctcttccaacctcgttattctgtgattttgtgattctgtggttcctctcctctcccagtgtACGACATTGTCAAGAACTACACGGCTGACTATGACAAGGCTCTCATCTTCAACAAGATCCACCATGAGCTGAACCAGTTCTGCAGTGTGCACACTCTGCAGGAGGTGTACATCGAGCTCTTtggtgagctgctgctcctgggggctcTCCCTGTGGGCTGTCAGTGCTGAACCCCCAGGGTTGGGGGGTTTTATCCATGTTTTATCCATGAATCCCAAGTGCTGGGAGGTTTTATCCATGTTTTATCCATGAATCCCAAGTGTTGGGGGgttttctccatgttttctcCATGTATgttttctccatgttttctcCATGTATgttttctccatgttttctcCATGTTTTATCCACGTTTTATCCACGTTTTATCCATGAATCCCAAGTGTTGGGAGGTTTTATCCATGTTTTATCCATGTTTTATCCATGAATCCCAAGTGCTGGGAGGTTTTATCCATGTTTTATCCATGAATCCCAAGTGCTGGGAGGTTTTATCCATGTTTTATCCATGAATCCCAAGTATTGGGAGATTTTATCCATGTTTTATCCATTTTTTATCCATGAATCCCAAGTGTTGGGGGGTTTTATCCATGAATCCCAAGTGTTGGGAGGTTTTATCCATGTTTTATCCATGTTTCATCCATGAATCCCAAGTGTTGGGGGGTTTTATCCATGTTTTATCCATGAATCCCAAGTGTTGGGGGGTTTTATCCATGTTTTATCCATGTTTCATCCATGAATCCCAAGTGCTGGGAGGTTTTATCCATGTTTTATCCATGAATCCCAAGTGTTGGGGGGTTTTATCCATGTTTTATCCATGAATCCCGAGCTGGCTCTGCTTGGAGCTGGAGTTGTTAGCCAGCTGCCATCGTTTATCCCTGTTATCTTTTGGAGCTGTGCCTCAGTGTGTTTGTAACAACAAactgcacagccagccctgccagcagttTCCCTTtagggaagggagcaggaattctgtggcgttctctgtgtgtgcagcagctgggatggattGAATTGGTCACAGGATTGGCTGATCCAGATGgaacagcctggctgtgcctctctGCTCTCACAGAAACTGAGCAAGCACCCCTGGCCTGAGGCTTTGGGCTGTACctgtggctgcagtgcccacagtgctggcaggagctgccctccccagcagggaggcacagggcaggagaggctgagggaatGCTGTGGTTTCCTGCTGGGAttggcccagcagctgccagtgctgagtGTTTTGTTTCTGGCTCTGGGCTGACAGGAAATCCTCCCAGgctttcagcagtgctgcctgtgggctgctgggggcccagcaggacaggcttTGTGTCTGAGTGAGCCCAGGGTGTTTGCAGGCTCCTCTTGTATCTTCAGCCTGGCTTTCCAAGGAGCCTGGCTGCCCTTCCCTCACTGGGGCTCAGATCCCCccagttcccagctcctgctggtggCTGGACGAGTTCCTGGCCTGTGGAGGCTCCAGATGTTGGCAACTGCTGCTTGAAATGGGCTgaaagctcctgctctgcacagaaggAACTTGTGCAAAGTCCCTGGAAGCCCTGGGCCTGGCTCGGGCTCTGCAGTGGggcacagcccctctgagcaGCCTCACATCACCCTCTGCCCCCACATCTGCCAGCAGGTGCAGGGAACTGATAACAGCTGCTTCCCAAACTCCTGGCTGGCCTTCATTAGGAGTTCCAGAGAGGAAACTGGGACCAAAGCAAACAGTCCAGGAGTGTGATGTGATCCCTCCTAAGGCTGTTACCGTTTGATTTTCCCTCTGCACTTCCCAGCAGGCCCCAGCTGGAAGCGCTGCCCTCCTTGGAGCTTTCATCAGAGCAGGGTTTTAGGTTATGTTTCCTTTTGAAATCCTCAGCTACGCTGGAGTTCTGGGACTCCTTGAGCCAAAGAGACCTTGCTGATGATTTTTGCAGCCTGTTAAAGTAACTGATGCTGCCATTTCCCACTCCTGCCTTTCCATTTGCTTCgtgtcctgctggcacaggtcaCAATCAGTCAGGATTTACCTCACCACTCCAGGATTTAGTGGGGAAGTTCAGTGGGAAAGGGGGTTAGAGCACAGCTTGCTGGTTGTGAAGATGCTGTGTCTGGCTCAGGAAGATTCCAGGCTGCAGGTTATGGCAAACTGCAGGGCTTCCTTTCATGCCTGCCACATTCCTGTGGTGTGTCCCATTGCTGGGAGCCTGCCTTGGGGTCAGCCCAGCACTTCTTCATCCAACTCCCATTTGTGCTTTCCAGGAATAAGAAACGTGAGCCATCCCAGCTCACTCTGGGTGCTGACAGCAAACTGCCTTGGGGCATCTTTCattcccttctcttttctccccaATCAGATCAAATTGATGAAAACCTTAAACTGGCTTTGCAGCAAGACCTAACCACGATGGCCCCTGGATTAATTATACAGGTAATCAGGATTTGATTGAGATATGGAAGGGGCAGATTGTTGTGGCACGAGAGGCTCTTCAGCTCTTCAGAAGTTGGGGAATCAGCAACCAAGTACCCCAACAGATTGTGAAGAGGGGAAAGGGCTAAAAGGAAACAAGAATCCGAGATTTCTTTAGGAAATTGCTTTACAACACAGATTTCATTTAACCTGGGGAGTAGGAGCAGTGTCCTTCCTGTCCCCTCACAGTTTTGGTGTGTTGAGTTTCTCCAGGATTCCTCTGGGTGCTGCTTTGCCCAGGTTACACTCTCCTGTCGTGTCAGGAGACCTTTCAGTGCTGTttctctgtggggtttgggcCTGGTCACAGTCTGTGCAGGCCCAGGTTCTCTTGTGTGTCTCTCTGTGCAGGCAGTTCGAGTGACAAAGCCAAACATCCCTGAAACCATCCGGAGGAACTACGAGCTCATGTAAGTGCCTGTGAGTGCCCAAAAGGACCCAGAAGGGCACGAGAACTCAGGGTTGGGGTATCATggtgccctcagctcctgctgcccctcaggatggggctggggaggagcagctctgagcactggcAGGGCTCTCACTGCAGCCCTTGAGCACAGGCATGGTTTGCCCTGGGGCTCCTTCCCCTGGccctcccagagctgagcctgagTGGCAGAGGGATGGATTTCACCACTAATCCTCTTGTTTGACTGGGATGGAGAAACTGTTGATTCAACAAGCTGAAGACTTGCAAAGCTTTGAAAAAACTCCCTTTGACAGCACTTGACAGTGCTGATCCCTCTGCAGTGCCCTgagccagctgccagcactttGCTCGGCCAGGATTGGATCCCTCTCATCCATTctgcttccccagcactgcatgTCATCTTTTGGGCTTGCTTGTGGTAAATCCTGTGTAATAAATACAGCAGGATGTGTTGAGAGACTCAGTTCCAGGGTCTCTTCCCTgactgggagcaggagcagagtttttaatttatgttcACTTTAAAAACTCATCAATGTAAGTAAAAACCAGTAAGATAGaaaaggcagcagggcagcctgcagggactGTGTCACAGGGAAATCTTCCTGCTGTGGAGGGGAGGAAAGAATGCTTTGATTCAAGCAAAAAGCTGTGTGCAGGTGCCTGCCCTGACAGTGCTGATCCCACCTGCCCTGGACACGTGCTGGAAGGAGGGGGGAGCCAGCAGCTCGTCCTGGGGGTGTGCTGGGAGTCCCACAGCAGTGAGCTCCTGGTTTTAACTGGTttttcctgctcccccaggGAGAGTGAGAAGACAAAGCTGCTGATAGCAGCCCAGAAGCAGAAGGTGGTGGAGAAGGAGGcagagacagagaggaagaaagctCTGATCggtctgtggggctgggctgggagagggaatggggggacagagagcagagagaccccagggagggagggagggagggatggatgcaCCTGGTTCACTCTGGGACCTTCTCTGATCTGAAACCTTCCCAGAGAAACTCAGGAGTTTTTCAAGTGGGTTCCAGCTTTGTTCTCTGCAGGCTGGAAATTGTTCCCACCGTTTATTTCCACCTGAAGTGGGTGATGAGTGAGGATTTTCCAGGgtgaggctgctcctggtgttaGGAGAACGTGTGATGACAGCGTGGGCGTGTTCTTGTTTTcattgcagaggcagaaaagatTGCACAAGTTGCTGAAATAACTTATGGACAGAAAGTGatggaaaaggagacagagaaacGAATTTCAGAGATTGAAGGTGAGTGGGGGGTGAGCTTTCCTGTAAGTAAATCCTGAAGGAGGTCTTGAAGTGTGTGTTGACTGTTCTTCAGTCCAGGCTGACGTTCTCAGGGGTAAAGTTCCTGACCACAAGCAGGAGTAGGAATTTCTTTGCAGGCTGTGCTTCTTGAAACTCCCTTTCTCAAGGTGATGTCTGTAGGAGTTTGAACTGAAGGAGATGTTCCCTCACCCCTCTGA
Coding sequences within it:
- the ERLIN2 gene encoding erlin-2; translation: MAQLGAIAALALGVAAAALLSAVHKIDEGHIGVYYRGGALLTSTSGPGFHLMLPFITSYKSVQTTLQTDEVKNVPCGTSGGVMIYFDRIEVVNFLIQSAVYDIVKNYTADYDKALIFNKIHHELNQFCSVHTLQEVYIELFDQIDENLKLALQQDLTTMAPGLIIQAVRVTKPNIPETIRRNYELMESEKTKLLIAAQKQKVVEKEAETERKKALIEAEKIAQVAEITYGQKVMEKETEKRISEIEDAAFLAREKARADAECYTAMKVAEANKLKLTPEYLQLMKYKAIAANSKIYFGKDIPNMFMDSAGSQSKSAEGLAEGIQEEDGAGASEDTKLLHNIN